In one Bacteroides intestinalis DSM 17393 genomic region, the following are encoded:
- a CDS encoding HU family DNA-binding protein — protein sequence MSNALVVRTQRHKKIGDAASPMVFTLKRKSKDAKIFDLERIAQDIEALGGMSAEDVVHVGKAIVRQMRQVMTDGNSVRLDGFGIFHTTFKCRATEVAKDCTVKNIERVNIRFKVANTLRLVNDSNASTRGGANNITFELVSEDGSSSGGNSGGGNTGGDGGDGGIEDDPLG from the coding sequence ATGTCAAACGCTTTAGTAGTGCGCACACAGCGCCACAAGAAAATCGGAGACGCAGCATCTCCGATGGTTTTCACCCTGAAACGTAAATCGAAAGATGCAAAGATCTTCGACCTCGAACGCATCGCGCAGGACATCGAAGCCTTGGGCGGAATGTCGGCCGAGGACGTGGTACACGTCGGTAAAGCCATTGTGCGCCAGATGCGCCAGGTGATGACCGACGGTAACAGTGTCCGCCTAGACGGTTTCGGAATTTTCCACACCACCTTTAAATGTCGCGCCACCGAAGTGGCCAAGGACTGTACGGTGAAAAATATCGAACGTGTCAACATCCGTTTCAAGGTGGCCAACACCTTGCGTCTGGTGAACGACAGCAATGCCAGTACCAGAGGGGGTGCCAATAACATCACCTTCGAATTAGTGTCCGAAGACGGCAGCTCGTCCGGTGGCAATTCCGGTGGCGGAAATACTGGTGGCGATGGCGGAGACGGCGGTATTGAGGATGATCCGCTGGGATAG
- a CDS encoding glycosyltransferase family 4 protein translates to MKKTRIAYCIPALYYPSGMERVLTLKVNYLVQHGYEIHIILTDGGDKPPYFPLAPSIELHQLNIDFEEPYRYAFPRRVWLYQKRMRILKTKLNECLCAVKPDITVSLLRRDINVINQMTDGSVKMGEIHFDRIHYRNFNISWLPSWLNTYIERHWMRSLIRELRQLSKFVVLTHEDAAFWPELQNVCVIPNPVSFFPDIVSDCTHKQVIAVGRYVAQKGFDRLIDAWRIVAEKHPDWILKIYGDGHLRDQLQQQVEELRLTNCCFLEHSVSDVVSKFCESSLSVLSSRFEGFGLVIVEAMSCGLPVVAFTCHCGPRDIIADGKDGLLIPEGNVAGLADGIKHLIEDEELRRGMGQEARRKAAEYKMDVVGAQWIELFESLLSHPMQDRDN, encoded by the coding sequence ATGAAGAAAACTAGGATAGCTTATTGCATTCCCGCCCTTTATTATCCCAGTGGTATGGAGCGTGTTCTTACGTTGAAAGTCAATTATTTGGTTCAACACGGATATGAGATTCATATCATTCTGACAGATGGAGGGGACAAACCTCCTTATTTTCCTCTGGCTCCTTCCATTGAGTTACATCAACTGAATATCGATTTTGAAGAACCTTATCGTTACGCGTTTCCTCGTCGGGTATGGCTTTATCAGAAACGTATGCGCATACTGAAAACAAAACTGAACGAATGCCTTTGTGCAGTGAAACCTGATATTACGGTGTCACTGTTGCGACGTGATATAAATGTTATTAACCAAATGACCGATGGTAGTGTGAAGATGGGAGAAATTCATTTTGACCGTATCCATTATCGTAACTTTAATATTTCCTGGTTACCTTCCTGGCTTAATACCTATATTGAACGTCACTGGATGAGATCATTAATACGTGAGTTACGTCAGTTGTCGAAGTTTGTAGTCCTGACGCACGAAGATGCTGCTTTCTGGCCCGAATTGCAGAATGTCTGCGTTATTCCTAATCCTGTATCCTTTTTTCCTGATATCGTTTCTGATTGTACTCATAAGCAAGTCATTGCTGTGGGACGCTATGTTGCGCAAAAAGGCTTTGACCGTTTAATAGATGCTTGGCGTATAGTGGCAGAGAAACATCCTGACTGGATTTTGAAAATTTATGGTGATGGACACCTGCGTGACCAGTTGCAGCAGCAAGTAGAGGAACTGAGATTGACGAATTGTTGTTTCCTTGAACATTCTGTTTCAGACGTCGTTTCCAAGTTTTGTGAAAGTTCTTTGTCTGTGTTGAGTTCGCGTTTCGAGGGTTTCGGATTGGTCATTGTAGAAGCGATGTCCTGTGGGCTTCCGGTCGTAGCTTTTACTTGCCATTGTGGACCGCGTGATATTATTGCTGATGGGAAAGATGGGCTTTTGATCCCTGAAGGGAATGTTGCAGGGCTTGCCGATGGCATCAAACATTTGATTGAAGATGAAGAATTACGCCGTGGGATGGGGCAGGAAGCACGGCGGAAAGCTGCCGAATATAAGATGGATGTTGTTGGCGCACAGTGGATTGAATTGTTTGAGTCATTACTTTCTCATCCTATGCAGGATAGAGATAATTAA
- a CDS encoding LruC domain-containing protein — protein sequence MKQRKMKQIVFLSLMSMLLLGSCTDRDVYQGGGEETGKNTPLKPSEVFDFSMMQQVKVNVDYGFAGDYYITFDLYSQDPMKEENDSWIKDESLSPVYSAPTDKKGRYSGTVEIPSDITEVWLYTDYLGAISPVKLTISNGEINYNQSAYIASLQTKTRGTTTGGHNYLDDWMLMPGVDWDGYGMPNNMEAALSAPPAEILYSIRSTYSNISGRQIKDLHPEWLNNNTTSEIKIIKDTELSLVFVASSASFNNTVGYFTYKSGTVPTPETVQKVLAFPNASPISKVSDGERTGSLLCGHEVKLKYWNEDEQKFEDKFPAGVTVGWSLQANAFKSGDILKGIGIRYSYSTMNYDNSQRVVALRDGGTDQIVAIGFEDNVDFDYCDATFYLKIAEANAIDPGGPELPPVDPPSNVTTTYKGTLAYEDQWPAQKDYDMNDVVMTYQSTLYRNVVSNKIYKIVDEFIPLHSGGTHICGFGYQLHNLTPDRVRSIEVSGPDGWKIETAQSHPTVILFDNMKSVLNQKFTVTIELADVDLSQVTPPYNPFIFVNGRSREVHLVNYAPTDKADKSFFNTSDDMSNIDEGIYYITRYGEEVDIMPFAINLPILDFSIPTEGVKIYDTYPDFIGWVKSKGTTNKNWYKNKK from the coding sequence ATGAAACAACGAAAGATGAAACAGATTGTGTTCCTGTCCCTTATGTCAATGCTTCTACTGGGTAGCTGCACGGATAGAGATGTGTATCAGGGAGGAGGAGAGGAGACCGGTAAGAATACCCCTCTCAAGCCTTCGGAAGTTTTTGACTTCAGCATGATGCAGCAGGTAAAAGTAAATGTGGACTACGGGTTTGCAGGTGATTATTATATCACTTTTGACCTTTATAGTCAAGACCCTATGAAGGAAGAAAATGATTCATGGATAAAAGATGAATCACTGTCTCCTGTCTACTCGGCTCCTACTGACAAGAAAGGACGATATTCAGGTACGGTTGAAATTCCTTCAGACATTACGGAAGTATGGCTCTACACTGATTATTTAGGTGCTATTTCACCGGTTAAGTTGACTATTTCTAATGGTGAGATAAACTATAATCAGAGTGCATACATTGCATCGCTGCAAACTAAGACAAGGGGTACAACAACTGGTGGCCATAATTATTTGGATGATTGGATGCTTATGCCTGGTGTAGACTGGGATGGATACGGTATGCCCAATAATATGGAGGCTGCCTTGAGTGCACCACCGGCAGAAATCTTATATAGTATTCGGAGTACGTACAGTAACATTAGCGGGCGCCAGATTAAGGACTTACATCCCGAATGGCTTAATAATAATACGACTTCTGAGATAAAGATAATCAAAGATACAGAGCTGAGCCTTGTCTTTGTGGCAAGTAGTGCCAGTTTTAACAATACAGTAGGGTATTTCACTTATAAATCAGGGACTGTTCCTACTCCGGAAACAGTTCAAAAAGTGCTTGCATTCCCCAATGCTTCTCCAATTTCTAAAGTTTCTGATGGAGAGCGTACGGGATCGTTGCTGTGTGGACATGAGGTGAAACTTAAATATTGGAACGAAGATGAGCAGAAATTTGAGGATAAGTTTCCTGCTGGTGTTACTGTAGGATGGTCTTTGCAGGCAAATGCATTCAAGTCTGGTGATATTTTGAAAGGTATTGGAATTCGTTATTCATATAGTACTATGAATTATGATAATTCACAGCGTGTAGTAGCTTTGCGTGATGGAGGTACGGATCAGATTGTAGCTATCGGCTTTGAGGATAATGTAGATTTTGATTATTGTGATGCTACCTTCTATCTGAAGATTGCAGAAGCAAATGCTATTGATCCGGGTGGTCCGGAATTGCCTCCGGTAGATCCTCCCAGCAATGTCACCACTACCTATAAGGGAACTTTAGCTTACGAAGACCAATGGCCGGCACAAAAAGATTATGATATGAATGATGTTGTGATGACCTATCAGTCTACTCTGTATCGAAATGTTGTAAGTAATAAAATTTATAAGATTGTAGATGAATTTATTCCACTCCACAGTGGCGGCACACACATTTGCGGTTTTGGATATCAGCTCCATAATCTTACACCGGACAGAGTAAGAAGTATCGAAGTTTCGGGTCCTGACGGTTGGAAAATAGAGACGGCTCAATCGCATCCTACTGTAATCCTGTTTGATAATATGAAAAGCGTTTTAAATCAGAAGTTCACCGTAACCATTGAATTGGCAGATGTTGATTTGAGTCAGGTGACACCTCCTTACAATCCTTTCATATTCGTTAATGGTAGAAGCAGGGAAGTGCATCTGGTAAATTACGCACCTACGGATAAAGCTGATAAGTCATTCTTTAATACGAGTGATGATATGTCAAATATCGATGAGGGAATCTATTATATCACCCGCTATGGAGAAGAAGTAGATATTATGCCGTTTGCCATTAATCTTCCTATTCTCGACTTTAGTATTCCTACAGAAGGTGTGAAGATATATGATACCTATCCTGATTTTATTGGTTGGGTAAAATCAAAGGGAACCACGAATAAGAATTGGTATAAGAATAAGAAGTAA
- a CDS encoding DUF7833 domain-containing protein: protein MKKFAWFKHPNDLSNDKRLSALIDHEGGRGYGTYLYIIETLHIQPDGKLSFQQLNTMNRKGFGKAYMRKIIQNYKLFIIKGEEFESTISYNSPAKDSMETAPNLPDNSQETDEELPENKETLDKNKEMENDDNSQNSNNKEGKPGFTRVRGDKSREEQRREDENRNNDFVVEKNGDDDGELQAAQNAMPPFRPWRELIDSLAQDSEWKDRVCMTSGFSSLLSRRFKEALEIFKDHVLLHGKEKSIDSPEEARNYFNNYTKEQRTSQALHAALLALDVGQPSATPPDPHRYEQLVNGRRTYLGCPIPDDAPPRPDATAFWNEATHSWSSQNTAPKPQKRHT, encoded by the coding sequence ATGAAAAAATTTGCATGGTTTAAACACCCCAATGACCTGTCGAACGACAAAAGGTTATCCGCACTCATTGACCATGAAGGAGGAAGAGGATACGGAACGTATTTGTACATCATCGAAACCCTTCACATCCAACCGGACGGAAAACTCTCTTTCCAGCAACTGAATACCATGAATAGAAAAGGATTCGGAAAAGCGTACATGAGGAAAATCATCCAAAATTACAAGCTCTTCATCATAAAAGGAGAAGAGTTCGAGTCAACCATCAGCTATAACTCACCTGCAAAAGACAGTATGGAAACTGCACCGAATCTGCCGGACAACTCACAAGAAACTGATGAAGAACTACCAGAGAACAAGGAAACTCTTGATAAAAACAAAGAGATGGAAAATGATGATAACTCACAGAATTCCAACAACAAAGAAGGAAAACCCGGCTTCACGCGCGTAAGAGGAGATAAGAGTAGAGAAGAGCAGAGAAGAGAAGATGAGAATAGAAACAACGACTTCGTCGTTGAAAAGAACGGCGACGACGACGGAGAATTACAAGCTGCGCAAAATGCCATGCCGCCTTTCCGTCCCTGGCGGGAACTGATAGACAGCCTTGCACAAGACAGCGAATGGAAGGACAGAGTCTGCATGACAAGCGGCTTCAGTTCCCTGTTGAGCAGACGATTCAAAGAGGCACTGGAAATATTCAAGGACCATGTGCTGCTTCACGGAAAGGAGAAAAGCATAGACAGTCCGGAGGAAGCCCGCAATTATTTCAACAACTATACCAAAGAGCAACGCACCTCGCAAGCCCTGCATGCAGCATTGCTTGCCCTCGATGTCGGGCAGCCGTCCGCTACCCCACCCGACCCCCACCGCTACGAGCAGCTCGTCAACGGCCGGCGCACCTATCTGGGCTGCCCCATCCCCGATGATGCCCCACCCCGACCGGACGCGACCGCTTTCTGGAACGAGGCAACGCATTCGTGGAGCTCACAAAACACCGCACCCAAGCCCCAAAAACGCCACACCTGA
- a CDS encoding glycosyltransferase family 2 protein: MNTLVSIITVNYNGLADTCEMIDSFRKYETYPYEIIVADNGSRTPEGEEIKKRYPEIKVIQNTNTGFAGGNNAGLKVAQGEYLFFLNNDTLIQKPMLEALVRRLETDKMNGGVSPMLKYSYAPDTLQYAGFTPFSPITLRNASIGFNEKDQPQYRMARETASLHGAAMMVPRHVLQQIGPMTEVYFLFYEEFDWSARMHRAGYKLWYEPAAVVYHKESMTARKGTPLREFYLSRARILYARRNISGGKKILSCLYLSLIAAPKKAVMYLLHGKCRLTISVLHGTLQGLITSKL; encoded by the coding sequence ATGAATACACTTGTCTCCATCATCACCGTCAATTACAACGGTCTTGCCGATACCTGCGAAATGATAGATTCATTCCGCAAATATGAAACCTATCCCTATGAAATCATAGTGGCAGATAATGGTTCGCGCACTCCCGAAGGTGAAGAAATCAAAAAGCGATATCCGGAAATAAAGGTTATACAAAATACCAACACCGGATTTGCCGGAGGCAACAACGCAGGCCTGAAAGTAGCCCAAGGAGAATACCTCTTCTTTCTCAATAACGACACACTGATACAGAAGCCAATGCTGGAAGCACTGGTGAGGCGACTTGAAACCGATAAGATGAACGGTGGTGTCTCCCCCATGCTGAAATACAGCTATGCACCCGATACGTTGCAATATGCAGGTTTCACCCCCTTCAGTCCCATCACATTGCGAAACGCCTCCATCGGATTCAATGAAAAAGACCAGCCCCAATACCGGATGGCCCGCGAAACAGCTTCACTACATGGCGCCGCTATGATGGTACCCCGTCATGTGCTGCAGCAAATAGGCCCCATGACGGAAGTCTACTTCCTGTTTTACGAAGAATTCGACTGGTCGGCCCGCATGCACCGCGCCGGATACAAACTGTGGTATGAGCCGGCCGCCGTAGTCTACCACAAAGAAAGTATGACAGCTCGGAAAGGGACCCCACTAAGAGAGTTTTACTTATCGCGCGCTCGTATCCTCTATGCACGCCGAAATATATCGGGAGGAAAGAAAATCCTGTCATGCCTCTATCTCTCCCTCATCGCCGCTCCCAAGAAAGCTGTGATGTATCTGCTTCATGGTAAATGCCGGTTAACAATATCTGTTCTCCACGGTACACTCCAAGGACTTATCACTTCAAAATTGTAG
- a CDS encoding smalltalk protein, whose product MKKTTWDKILKVIIAVASAIIGAFSANAMNL is encoded by the coding sequence ATGAAAAAAACGACTTGGGACAAGATTTTGAAGGTAATCATCGCGGTGGCTTCGGCTATAATAGGCGCTTTTAGTGCAAATGCGATGAATTTGTAA
- a CDS encoding cytochrome-c peroxidase: MKQQALLSILFCGGIIGGFISCNHSSSLQSRKEALGKFIFQDTQLSEPAGQSCATCHTADKGFADRDSRIVSEGAVRGLYSQRNSMTICYSMYVPSLYFDEEEETYVGGLFWDGRSPSLQHQAGEPFLNPVEMGNPDKESVVNKVRRASYYPELVRLYGETDNVDSLYAHITDALSIYQQSEEVNSFSSKYDAWERGEYVFTETEARGMDLFENKGMCAECHILDKDERAGRVLFTDHTYDNLGIPRNPENPHFRVPTDYFLLTPDSIDLGLGPIVGKEEENGKFRVPTLRNIALTAPYGHNGYFKTLEEIIHFYNVRDVSDEFPPAECPATVNRDELGNLGLTPEEEADLVAFIKTLTDDYESIRK, from the coding sequence ATGAAACAGCAAGCACTATTGTCTATTTTGTTTTGTGGCGGAATAATAGGAGGATTTATCTCCTGTAATCATTCCTCATCACTTCAGAGCCGGAAAGAGGCGTTAGGTAAATTTATTTTTCAAGATACCCAGCTTTCTGAGCCTGCAGGACAATCATGTGCAACTTGCCATACGGCTGATAAAGGTTTCGCTGACCGTGATTCCCGCATTGTATCCGAAGGTGCTGTTCGCGGCCTCTACTCCCAGCGTAATTCTATGACTATTTGCTACTCTATGTACGTTCCTTCGCTCTATTTTGATGAGGAAGAGGAGACTTATGTAGGTGGACTCTTTTGGGATGGACGTTCCCCATCATTGCAGCACCAGGCAGGCGAACCATTCCTTAATCCTGTAGAGATGGGAAATCCCGATAAAGAATCAGTTGTAAACAAGGTGCGTCGTGCATCGTATTATCCTGAATTAGTACGTCTTTATGGTGAAACCGACAATGTAGATTCCCTCTATGCTCATATCACGGATGCGCTTTCCATTTATCAGCAATCCGAAGAAGTAAATTCTTTTTCCTCCAAATATGATGCATGGGAGAGAGGGGAATATGTCTTTACAGAAACAGAAGCACGCGGAATGGATCTCTTTGAAAATAAAGGAATGTGTGCTGAGTGCCATATCCTGGATAAAGATGAGCGTGCCGGACGTGTTCTTTTTACCGATCATACTTATGACAATCTTGGTATTCCGCGTAATCCGGAAAATCCACATTTTCGTGTGCCGACCGACTATTTTCTTCTTACTCCGGATAGTATTGACTTGGGATTAGGTCCCATTGTGGGCAAAGAAGAAGAAAATGGCAAATTCCGTGTTCCTACATTGCGCAATATTGCTTTGACCGCTCCTTATGGGCATAATGGTTATTTTAAAACTCTTGAAGAGATCATTCACTTTTATAATGTACGCGACGTGAGTGATGAATTTCCTCCTGCCGAGTGTCCTGCCACAGTCAATCGTGATGAGTTGGGAAACCTTGGTCTGACCCCTGAAGAAGAGGCCGATCTCGTTGCATTCATAAAAACGTTAACAGATGATTATGAGAGTATTCGAAAGTGA
- a CDS encoding N-acetylmuramoyl-L-alanine amidase: MRKIDLIVIHCSATREDRPFTEHDLDTAHRLRGFDGIGYHFYVRRNGDIKSTRAVERVGAHARGYNAHSIGICYEGGLDSHGLAKDTRTEWQRHSLRVLVRTLKMDYPEARVVGHRDLSPDVNGNGEVEPMEWTKECPCFEVEKERW, from the coding sequence ATGAGGAAGATCGATTTAATCGTCATCCATTGCAGTGCCACCCGCGAGGACCGCCCCTTTACCGAGCACGACTTGGACACCGCCCACCGCCTCCGTGGTTTTGATGGCATTGGCTATCATTTCTACGTTCGCCGTAACGGTGATATCAAGTCCACACGCGCGGTCGAGAGGGTCGGTGCCCACGCGCGTGGGTACAATGCTCACTCAATCGGTATCTGTTATGAGGGTGGACTGGACAGCCACGGACTGGCAAAGGACACCCGGACGGAGTGGCAGCGACATTCGTTGCGGGTACTGGTGCGGACGCTGAAAATGGATTATCCGGAGGCACGGGTAGTGGGACACCGGGATCTGAGTCCGGATGTGAATGGAAACGGGGAGGTGGAACCGATGGAGTGGACGAAGGAATGTCCGTGCTTTGAAGTGGAGAAAGAGAGGTGGTGA
- a CDS encoding bifunctional DNA primase/helicase, translating into MRNFHQYGIDTKGRNSGKIKTICPQCNDTRGHKGDKSFSVNLSEGTCYCHHCGYKLYVPDDAEERQRQQRREQRRKASQLPSHFRRPTFDPAKAKLSEKLEKYWTQKRCLAQNLLAELHITEECIKLPGSNEIENYLCFNYFENGVLINTKYRSALKHFRMVTGAELIPYNIDAIADTPECIITEGEFDACAFMTAGRKDVISVPAGAQSNLTWMDRFVESHFEPKKVIYIAADEDGAGQALRHELVRRLGAERCRLVHFGPGCKDANEHLILYGAQSLLITLAQAEEIPLEGVFTAEDYREDLRALFENGLCRGADTGWENFDANCTFETGRNVVVSGMAGHGKSEFVDELVLRLCLRHEWKIAYFSPENLPVNYHHAKLIEKLTGLQFGPGPGMTEELYNHAVNWLTANVTHILPGTEACTIDHILEKARQLVYRRGVRILVIDPLNRLDQQLEPGQTELMYITSLLGKLGRFAAQHKCLVILVAHPRKMNRNTATGELRRVEMNDINGSANFGNMSDYCLCVNRDDAKQLVTVYIDKVRFKHLGSGYTHAKFVYNRINGRYWPCEEDIVHGPDGDKPGPVNTKFDNENWLKNNSDQGCLFD; encoded by the coding sequence ATGAGAAATTTTCATCAGTACGGAATCGACACCAAAGGCCGCAACAGCGGCAAAATCAAAACCATCTGCCCCCAGTGTAACGACACCCGCGGACACAAAGGAGACAAATCGTTTTCCGTCAACCTGAGCGAAGGAACATGCTACTGCCATCACTGTGGCTACAAACTCTACGTGCCCGACGATGCCGAAGAACGCCAACGCCAACAACGCCGGGAACAACGCCGGAAAGCCAGCCAACTGCCCTCACACTTCCGCCGCCCCACCTTCGACCCTGCAAAAGCAAAGTTGAGTGAGAAACTGGAAAAATACTGGACGCAAAAACGCTGTCTCGCCCAAAACCTGCTCGCCGAACTGCACATCACTGAAGAATGCATCAAACTACCGGGTAGCAACGAGATAGAGAATTACCTCTGCTTCAATTACTTCGAGAATGGTGTACTCATCAACACCAAGTACCGCAGCGCACTGAAACACTTCAGAATGGTGACCGGCGCCGAACTCATCCCATACAATATCGACGCCATTGCCGACACTCCGGAGTGCATCATCACCGAAGGCGAATTCGATGCCTGCGCCTTCATGACTGCCGGGCGGAAAGACGTCATCTCCGTGCCCGCCGGTGCGCAGAGTAACCTCACATGGATGGACAGGTTCGTGGAGTCGCACTTCGAACCCAAGAAAGTGATTTACATCGCTGCCGACGAGGACGGAGCCGGACAAGCGCTGCGCCATGAACTCGTCCGCCGCCTGGGAGCGGAGCGTTGCCGCCTGGTACACTTCGGCCCCGGATGCAAGGACGCCAATGAACATTTGATTCTTTACGGCGCTCAAAGTCTTCTCATCACTCTGGCGCAAGCCGAAGAGATCCCGCTGGAAGGCGTATTCACCGCCGAGGACTACCGGGAAGACCTGCGTGCGCTCTTCGAAAACGGGCTGTGCCGTGGTGCTGATACGGGTTGGGAAAACTTTGATGCGAACTGCACTTTTGAGACCGGGCGGAACGTTGTGGTGTCGGGAATGGCTGGACACGGGAAATCCGAATTCGTCGACGAACTTGTCCTGCGCCTCTGCCTGCGCCATGAGTGGAAGATAGCCTACTTCAGCCCCGAAAACTTGCCAGTCAATTACCATCATGCCAAGCTGATTGAAAAGTTGACCGGACTGCAATTCGGCCCCGGCCCGGGCATGACGGAAGAGCTGTACAACCACGCTGTGAACTGGCTGACAGCCAACGTGACGCACATCTTGCCGGGCACCGAGGCCTGCACCATCGACCATATCCTGGAGAAAGCCCGCCAACTGGTATACCGTCGCGGAGTCCGCATCCTCGTCATCGACCCGCTGAACCGCCTGGACCAGCAATTGGAACCGGGGCAGACGGAACTGATGTACATCACCTCGCTGCTGGGCAAGCTGGGACGCTTCGCCGCGCAACATAAATGCCTGGTCATCCTCGTGGCACACCCGCGCAAGATGAACCGCAACACCGCCACCGGAGAACTGCGCCGGGTGGAGATGAACGACATCAACGGTTCGGCCAACTTCGGCAATATGTCCGACTACTGTCTCTGCGTGAACCGCGACGATGCCAAACAACTTGTCACCGTCTACATAGACAAAGTCCGTTTCAAGCACTTGGGTAGCGGCTATACCCATGCCAAGTTTGTCTACAACCGCATCAACGGGCGTTACTGGCCTTGCGAGGAAGACATCGTGCACGGACCGGACGGTGACAAACCGGGACCGGTAAACACTAAATTCGATAATGAAAATTGGTTAAAAAACAATTCCGATCAAGGTTGTTTATTCGATTAA
- a CDS encoding DUF4248 domain-containing protein, with amino-acid sequence MKKEDDSNLDAHFPIRTYGKGELAMCYIRGVCQHTAVKQFNEWIRTAPGLEERLLATGMKRGSRHYTPAQVQLIVNVFGEP; translated from the coding sequence ATGAAAAAAGAAGATGATTCAAACCTTGACGCCCACTTCCCGATACGTACTTACGGGAAAGGCGAACTGGCAATGTGCTACATTCGCGGGGTGTGCCAGCATACCGCCGTCAAGCAATTCAACGAGTGGATACGCACGGCTCCGGGACTGGAAGAACGTTTGCTGGCCACGGGTATGAAGCGCGGTAGCAGACACTATACGCCTGCACAGGTACAACTCATCGTCAATGTTTTCGGGGAACCTTAA
- a CDS encoding glycosyltransferase family 2 protein yields the protein MEQILLILDWVLYVLFAINILYLLVYSLASLRRKPAKMAPAKEHKRIALLIAAYREDAVIMDTVQACLVQDYPSDRYDVVVISDHMQPSTNEKLRALPIKLLQVDFEKSTNTKSLKAALEYLGKDSYDIALIIDADNIINSSYLVELNSAFAYPKVQVVQTHRIAKNLNTNMAYLDAISEEINNSIFRLGHVNLGMSAALIGSGMAFEYSLFYKAMMSNTSVGGFDRVLEMKLLYHRIFFHYLPDTYVLDEKIQKTKNFYQQRRRWLSAQYYSFGEFVNHLFPAIRDRKWDFCDKLFQQASFSRVLLLGFTFIFSVCFSIWFPALAYKWWVIFGVLLLALAVAIPRRFWKWRLVKAICFVPYSFLLMFINLFRLKEANKKFIHTAHGIEE from the coding sequence TTGGAACAGATACTGCTTATACTCGATTGGGTTTTATACGTATTGTTTGCAATAAACATATTGTATTTATTAGTTTATAGCTTAGCATCACTTCGCCGTAAACCTGCTAAAATGGCTCCGGCTAAGGAACATAAACGGATTGCATTATTGATTGCGGCATATCGGGAAGATGCTGTAATAATGGATACGGTACAGGCTTGTTTGGTACAAGATTATCCGAGTGACAGATATGATGTAGTGGTGATTTCAGATCACATGCAACCTTCTACAAATGAGAAACTGCGTGCATTACCTATAAAACTGCTTCAGGTAGATTTCGAGAAGAGTACAAATACAAAATCTCTGAAAGCTGCCCTTGAATATTTGGGTAAGGATTCCTATGATATTGCTTTGATAATAGATGCTGATAATATAATCAATTCCTCCTATCTTGTGGAACTGAATAGTGCTTTTGCTTATCCTAAAGTACAGGTGGTTCAAACGCATCGTATTGCAAAGAACCTGAATACTAATATGGCCTATTTGGATGCTATCAGTGAGGAAATCAATAACTCTATATTCCGTTTGGGGCATGTGAATTTAGGGATGTCGGCAGCTTTGATAGGTTCCGGTATGGCTTTTGAGTATTCTTTGTTTTATAAAGCTATGATGAGTAACACTTCAGTTGGAGGGTTTGATCGGGTTTTGGAAATGAAGCTGCTTTATCATCGCATCTTTTTTCATTATTTGCCGGATACCTATGTGCTGGATGAGAAAATACAGAAAACCAAGAACTTCTATCAGCAAAGGCGACGCTGGTTGTCTGCCCAGTACTATAGTTTTGGTGAATTTGTGAATCATCTGTTTCCGGCTATTCGTGATCGAAAATGGGATTTTTGCGATAAACTTTTTCAACAAGCCTCGTTTTCGCGGGTGTTATTGTTGGGGTTTACCTTTATCTTTTCAGTGTGTTTTTCTATATGGTTCCCGGCATTGGCTTATAAATGGTGGGTGATATTTGGGGTGCTATTATTAGCGTTGGCTGTTGCTATTCCCCGTCGTTTCTGGAAGTGGCGTCTGGTAAAGGCTATTTGTTTTGTTCCTTATTCATTTTTGCTGATGTTTATCAATTTGTTCCGTTTGAAAGAGGCGAACAAGAAGTTTATTCATACGGCACATGGGATAGAAGAATAA